A stretch of the Azorhizobium caulinodans ORS 571 genome encodes the following:
- a CDS encoding anti-sigma factor gives MSPQDRAALAGEYVLGLVDGEEAARCARLAETDPAFAAEVAGWRRRLGSLDATADAVPPSPALWERISASVADTATSQAPGEPEARTADAGSDRVAPFRHGRAWDNLPLWRGIGVTAAAAALALAIGLGAALREAARTPVLVAVLLSDQNRPAAVVNTFRDGRSELVPLEAIRAPEGKALQVWTLWDRTRGPISVGLTDAMRALDLKLDGLPIPVADQLFEVTLEPAGGSPTGRPTGPILMKGNASRTL, from the coding sequence ATGAGCCCGCAGGATCGCGCGGCCCTCGCGGGCGAGTATGTGCTCGGGCTCGTGGACGGCGAGGAAGCTGCACGCTGCGCACGCCTCGCCGAGACCGATCCCGCCTTCGCGGCGGAGGTCGCAGGCTGGCGCAGGCGGCTGGGCAGCCTCGATGCAACGGCGGACGCGGTGCCGCCCTCCCCCGCCCTGTGGGAGCGGATCTCCGCCTCCGTGGCGGACACAGCGACATCTCAGGCTCCGGGCGAACCCGAGGCCCGCACGGCGGATGCGGGCTCTGACCGCGTGGCGCCCTTCCGGCACGGGCGCGCCTGGGACAACCTGCCCCTGTGGCGCGGCATCGGCGTGACGGCGGCGGCCGCGGCGCTGGCGCTCGCCATCGGGCTCGGCGCCGCCCTGCGCGAAGCCGCCCGGACGCCGGTGCTCGTGGCGGTGCTGCTCTCCGACCAGAACCGCCCGGCGGCAGTGGTGAACACCTTCCGGGACGGGCGCTCCGAACTCGTGCCGCTGGAAGCCATCCGCGCGCCGGAGGGCAAGGCGCTTCAGGTCTGGACCCTGTGGGACCGGACGCGCGGCCCGATCTCGGTGGGGCTCACCGACGCCATGCGCGCGCTCGACCTGAAGCTCGACGGACTGCCCATCCCCGTGGCGGATCAGCTCTTTGAGGTGACGCTGGAGCCGGCCGGCGGCTCACCCACCGGACGCCCCACCGGGCCGATCCTGATGAAGGGCAATGCCAGCCGCACGCTGTGA
- a CDS encoding outer membrane protein — translation MKRLLLSSAIAAAIIAPASAADLSTRYPVKAPVVAVVPVFSWTGFYIGANAGFGGDKYNYDFGAPGFGSATANSSGFFAGGQLGYNYQFANNVVLGLETDIQWSGIEGDTTLASGGSVANLNSSLDYFGTVRARVGYAFDRFLPYITGGFAYGESKTSITTITPTTLTFGEGSGTKTGWTLGGGVEYAFTNNWTFKTEYLYVDLDDSNYGVGAGAVNVDNKFHTVKAGINYKF, via the coding sequence ATGAAGCGTCTTCTGCTCTCTTCCGCGATCGCTGCTGCGATCATCGCTCCGGCGTCCGCCGCCGACCTGTCCACCCGCTATCCCGTGAAGGCTCCGGTCGTCGCGGTTGTGCCGGTGTTCTCCTGGACCGGCTTCTACATCGGCGCCAACGCCGGCTTCGGCGGTGACAAGTACAACTACGACTTCGGCGCGCCGGGCTTCGGCTCCGCCACCGCCAACTCCTCCGGCTTCTTCGCCGGTGGACAGCTGGGCTACAACTACCAGTTCGCCAACAACGTCGTGCTCGGCCTCGAGACCGACATCCAGTGGTCGGGCATCGAGGGCGACACCACGCTCGCCTCCGGCGGCTCCGTGGCCAACCTGAACTCGTCGCTCGACTATTTCGGCACGGTTCGCGCCCGCGTCGGTTATGCGTTCGATCGGTTCCTGCCCTACATCACCGGCGGTTTCGCCTATGGTGAGAGCAAGACCTCGATCACCACGATCACCCCCACCACGCTGACCTTCGGCGAAGGCTCGGGCACCAAGACGGGCTGGACGCTCGGCGGCGGTGTTGAGTACGCCTTCACCAACAACTGGACGTTCAAGACCGAGTATCTGTACGTCGACCTCGACGACAGCAACTACGGCGTTGGCGCTGGTGCGGTGAACGTGGACAACAAGTTCCACACCGTGAAGGCCGGCATCAACTACAAGTTCTGA